DNA from Coriobacteriaceae bacterium:
TGGACGAGGTCGAGGAATCGATGGAGCGCGTGATTGCCGGACCGCAGCGCAAGGGTCGCGTGATGACCGAGGCCGAGCGCACCACGATTGCCTACCACGAGAGCGGTCACGCCCTGGTGGGCCACATCCTGGAGCACTCCGATCCGGTTCACAAGATCTCGATCGTCAGTCGCGGCCAGGCGCTGGGCTACACGCTGCAGCTTCCGCAGGAGGACCACTTCCTCAAGACCAAGAACGAGATGCTCGACGAGCTTGCCGTGTTCTTGGGCGGTCGCGTTGCCGAGGAGCTCATGTGTGACGACATCACGTCGGGCGCGAGCAACGACCTGGAGCGCGCGACCAAGATGGCGCGCGAGATGGTCACGCGCCTGGGCATGAGCGAGGAGCTTGGAACGCAGGTGTTTGGTGAGGCGCAGCATCAGGTATTCCTGGGCCGCGACTATGCCGATCATCAGGATTACTCCGAGGAGACGGCGCGCCGCATCGATATCGAGGTTCAGCGCATTATGCGTGAGGCCCATCGTCGTGCGGCCGAGATTTTGGATGCCCGTCGCGATCAGCTTGACCTGATGGCGAAGGTGCTGCTTGAGCGTGAGACCGTCGAGGGTGACGCCGTAAACGCCCTGCTCGACAACAAGTGGGACGCCTACCTTGAGCGTGAGGGCGATATCCTGGCGGCCAAGGAGGAGCGCAATGCCAAGGCGGCCGGCATGCCGGCCAAGAAGCGTGCGCCTCGCATGAGCGAGGAGGAACTGGCGGCTGATGCTGCGGCCTTTGCACAGGCGGCCATGCAGGAAGATGCCGAAGCCGCATCCGATGATGCCGGCGATGACTGTGCCGCCAATGCCGGTGCCGACACCGACGCCGACAAATAGCCTTTGTGGCGAAAGCCTCTGCGGGGAAACCTGCGGAGGCTATTTCTTTTGAGCGATATGGGGCCATCTGTTGATTGGGGACAGACTTAAATGAGCGTTTTCACGCATTTAAGTCTGTCCCCAATCAACATTGCTGCGGCGCTTTGCTCGGCTAAAGCGTACAATAGCGCCTATGCGAAAGGGGAACAGATGATCAACGAAACTATGTATGCTCGCGGTGCGGAAAGCTCCATCATCCGCGAGATTTTTAGCTATGGCCTTGAGCGCAAGGCGCAAATCGGCGCGGAAAACGTATTCGATTTTTCGCTGGGTAATCCGAGTGTTCCGGCGCCCGCTGCCGTGGCGGAGTCCATAAAGAAGGCCCTGGAGCTGCCAAGCGACCAGTTGCACGGCTACACCCCCGCACCGGGCTTGCCGCAATGTCGAGCAGCCGTCGCCGAATCGCTCAACCGCCGCTTTGGCACGAGCTATGAGGGCAAGGACGTCTTTATGACGGTGGGCGCCGCGGCTTCGCTCACCTGCACGCTCAATGCCGTTACGAACCCGGGCGACGAGGTTATTGTTATCGCCCCGTACTTTCCGGAGTATCGCGTGTGGATTGAGAAGGCAGGCTGCACGTGTGTCGAGGCGCCTGCCGATGAAGACACGTTCCAGCTGAGCGTGGACAACGTGCTCAAGGCGATTAGCGATAAGACAGCGGCCGTCATTATCGATTCGCCCAACAACCCGACCGGTGCCGTGTATACGCGCGACACGCTGACGCGACTGGCCGATGTTTTGCGCGAGGTTAACGCCAAGCGCGATCCCGAGAATCCGATTATGCTCATCTCGGATGAGCCGTACCGCGAGATCGTGTACGGTGCCGAGGTGCCCTGGGTGCCCTCGATCTACGAGAACACCGTGGTGTGCTACTCGTATTCTAAGTCGCTATCGCTGCCTGGTGAGCGCGTGGGTTGGATCTTGGTTCCCAACACTAATCCGCAGGCTGCGCGTCTGATGCCGGCTGTTGCAGGTGCTGCCCGTACGCTGGGTTTTGTATGCGCACCGGCGCTCTTCCAGCGCGTGATTATCGATTGTATCGATGAGCCGAGCGATATCGATGCCTATGCCCGCAACCGCACGGCGCTCACCGACGCATTGGCGGAGTACGGCTACACCTACGTTGAGCCGGACGGTGCTTTCTACCTGTGGGTGAAAGCGCTCGAGCCCGATGCGAATGCGTTTTGCGAGCGCGCAAAGAAGTATGAGTTGCTTGCGGTTCCCTCGGACAGCTTTGGTATGCCGGGTTGGTTCCGCCTGGGCTATTGCGTGAGTTACGAAACGATTGCCAATTCGCTACCTGCTTGGAAGCAGTTGGCGGACGAGTATCGTTAAAAGTAAAGCGCTCTGCCTACAATGTTTTACGTGAAACGGGGTTTGGTGCTAAGCCGAACCCCGTTGTCATGGACGTTGTGTCTTTGGGATGGAGTGGTTTTACGACTATCGAAGGCTATGCGTACAATGAATATAAGCGACGGCCGTGCCAGATAAGGAGACCCGATGCCCTACCTGCTTTCTTGTGATATTCATACTCATACGATGTTCTCTGCGCATGCGTATTCAACTATCGAAGAGAACATATATTGGGCGGCAGAGCGCGGCCTTCAGGTGCTCGGTTCCGCCGACCATTTAAGCTCGATGGTTACGCCTTGCCCCAATGACCTGCGCAGTTTCCAGTTCTTTATTAACCAGGATATCTGGCCGCGCATTTGGAGCGGCGTGCTGGTGCTTCGCGGCGCCGAGGTCGATATCGTTTCGCTGGACGGAAGCTTGTTTGGCGAGGATATTCCCGTCGACTTCGATATCGCCGGCGATTCGTACAGTCGTCAGCATTCGCTGTTCGATTTGGTGACGCGCAATTTGGATTATTTGGTGGCAAGCGTGCATAACCCGCAGTTTGCCGAAGGCGCGACGCTCGCCCAAACGACCCAGATGTACATCAATGCCCTGGAGCACCCCAAGGTGTTCATGCTTGGGCATACGGGTCGTTCGGGCGTGCCGTTCGATATCGATGAGGTGCTGCTGGCGGCCAAGGCCAAGCACAAGATTATCGAGATCAACAACCATAGTCTTGAGCATGGCGCGGATGCCGAGCATTGGAACGCGTGTCGCAAGATTGCCGAGCGCTGCGCCGAGCTGGGCGTGGGTATTGGTGTGTCGACCGATGCCCACATTGGTATGGCCATTGGCAAGCTCGAGCACGCCCGCAAGTTGCTCGACGAGATTCACTTCCCGCTGGACCTGATCGTGACGCGCGATCGCGAGACGCTGCTGCGCGAGATGGCGGCAGCCGGCGTGTGCGACCTGCGCAAGGGGATGTAACGAGACTCATATGTCCAACGAAAGGGGGCGGTTCAGACGGGCCGCCCCCTTTCTAGTCCCAAAAATCTGCCGGGGCTGGTTAGCGGCGCTCGAGGACCGCGACGGTCTCGGTGTGGTCGGTGTGGGGGAACATGTCGACCGGCGTGATCTTGAGCAGTCGGTAGCCACCGTCGAGGAGCTGGTGTAGGTCGCGCTCTTGGGTGGCGGGATTACAACTGATATAGGTGATACGGCGCGGCTTAAGTGCGCAGGCGGCCTCAAGAAACTCGGGCGTGGAGCCGGCGCGCGGCGGGTCGATGGAGAGAACGTCAACACGCTCGTTGTTATCGGCGGCATCGAGGATATAGTCAGTGGCATCGTCAGCCATAAACCACGCGTTACGGGTAAGGCCGTTGAGCTCGGCGTTGCGACGTGCGTCGGCAATGCCGGCGGGGTTGCGCTCAACACCGAGCAACATAATGCCGGCGCCTTTGTCCTGGGCGTCTTTTGCGGCGCACAGACCGATGGTTCCGCTGCCGCAGTAGGCATCCATGAGTACGTCGCCCTGCTGCAAATCCATGCCGTCAATGGCGAGTCGATAGAGCAGTTCGGTTTGCTGCGGATTAGTCTGATAGAACGCGGTGGGGGAGATGTCGAATTCGCAGCCGAGCAGCTGATCGCGCATGCATTCGGCGCCATAGACGATGCGGGTCTCCTCGCCCAGGATGGCATTGCCGGGGCGGCCGTTGATATTCTGCGCAACGGTGACGATATGTGGATCGAGCGAGGCGACGGCCTCAAAGAATTCCTGTGCATGCGGCAAGTCGCGCTGGGCGGTCACGAGCGTGACCATGATCTGGTCGGTGCGCCAGCCGCAGCGCACGACGGCATAGCGAAGCAAACCAAGATGCTTGTCCTCATTAAAAGCGGGAATATGCAACCGCTCAGCTTCGCGTGCGATGCCGTTGAGAATCTGGCGCGCACCCGGGGCCTCGACAGGGCATTCGGGAACGGCGACGATCTTGTGCGTGCCGCGCTCAAAAAAGCCGCAGCGGACAGCGCCCTCCTTGCCGGGAGCAAAGGGGGTGGCAGCCTTATGACGAAAACCACGCGGCGCAGGATACTTGCCCGGGTCGCCCAAAGTGACACCCATACCACGAATGGGATCGACAGCAATGCCCTCACGCTCGCAAAGCGAAGCAAAAAGCTCCTCCATAGCAGCTTGCTTAGCTGCCAGCTGCTTTTTATAAGGACGATTGATCGCCGTGCACCCACCGCAAGATTTCATGATTGAACAGGGAGACTTGGGATCCACAACCTTACGTGTAGACGAAATCGGATCTTTATGCGGGCGCTTGGTGCGAGTCTGAGATGCCTTATCCCCGCTCCGACGAGAGCTGGGACGCTTGGCCTTAGCCTTGCTCTTGGCCGACTTACCCTTCGCGTCCTGAGACGACTTGGATTTCTTAGAAGATTTTTTCTCCTCTGACCCCTCAGCTGCCTCGATCAAAGCACGACGAGCCTTACGCTCCGCACGAGATTCTGCCATGAATTAACCCCACTAATTATACAAATTGAAATCTGAAAGCATTGTACCGTGCTGAGCTAACGGACGATATACAAGCGCCCATTTCATATCAGTGATAAGCCCAACGACGGTTGCCCGCCGCGTGAGGGGTGTGGGGGTTAAGTTTATCGCGAGTTCCGCACGAACAGGAGGCCACTTAATGTGGCCTCCGTCGTGAGCAGGACTGTAGAGCAGGAAACTTAACCCCCACACCCCTCACGCGGCGGGCAAACTCGCCTTGTGCTCTATCACGCTAAAGTGTATGATTCTGAACGTTACATGATTCACTTTACTTAACTAAAGTGCCATCAAGGGGGAATACCATGAATACCGATATATCTCGTCGTCAGTTTGTTGGTCTAGCTGGTTCGCTTGCCACGGTGCTTGGCCTTGGTCTTGTCGGCTGCGGCGGTGGTGCCGGCAAGGGCTCCGCTGCCGGTTCTGCCGCAGCCAAGGACGTGAAGGGCGCGGCGGAGTCCAAGAAGCTCGTCGTGGGCTTTGACAAGTCCTATCCTCCGTATGGCTTTGTAGGCGACGATGGCGAGTACACCGGTTTTGACCTCGACCTTGCCAAGGCCGTTGCCGACAAGCAGGGCTGGGACGTTGAGTATGAGGCTATCGACTGGGATGCCAAGGACACGCTGCTCAACTCGGGTGCCATCAACTGCATCTGGAACGGCTTTACCATGGAGGGCCGCGAGGACGACTACACGTTCTCCGAGCCTTACATGCTTAACGAGCAGGTGCTCGTGGTCAAGAAGGACGCGGGTATCAAGAGCTGGGACGATCTTGCCGGCAAGACCGTGATTACCCAGACTGATTCCGCCGCACAGGATGTGCTCGAGGGCGACCAGAAGGATCTGGCCGCGACGTTTGCCACGCTCGATACCATCGGTGAGTACAACACGGCGTTTATGCAGCTCGAGAGTGGTGCAGTCGATGCCGTTGCCTGTGACCTCTCGATCGCCCAGTATCAGCTTGCCGCTAAGCCCGATGCCTATACGCAGCTCGACAAGCCGCTGTCCAGCGAGCACTACGCCGTCGGCTTTAAGAAGGGCGACACCAAGTCGGCCGACGCCGTGACCGAGTCGCTCAAGGCACTCTATGAGGACGGCACGGTCAAGGACCTGTGCGATAAGTATTCAAGCTATGGTCTATCTTTCGATAATTGGGTTTTGAAATAGCCACAGCACCCAACCTTGCGGCTCCAACCCTCCTCGCGTACCAAAGTACGCTTCGTCGGGCTTGTCGCTCGCAATCTTGGGCACTGTGCCTATTTCAATTAACGCCCGCTGTTCTGTTGCTGTGAAAGAGAGGGTAGGTTGTCTATCCAAGTCATGATGCAGATGCTTGGCCAGGGATTCTTGGTCAGTTTGCAGTTGTTTGTGCTGACACTGCTGGGGTCGATTCCGCTGGGAATCCCCGTGGCGTTTATGCGCATGAGCAAAATCGCGCCGCTGCGTTGGATTGCGCGCATCTACATTTCGGTCATGCGCGGCACGCCGCTCATGCTGCAGATGTTCGCCATCTACTTTGCCCCGTACTACGTGTTCGGCATTTCACTCACGCCCGATTCCAAATGGACGGCGTGCGTCGTGGCGTTCATCATCAACTATGCCGGTTATTTTGCCGAGATCTATCGCTCGGGCCTGCAGTCCATTCCGCGCGGTCAATACGAAGCCGCCGAGGTGTTGGGCTATTCGCGCATGCAGACGTTTTTGTATATCGTGATGCCGCAGGTCGCCAAGCGCATCTTGCCGGCGATGGGCAACGAGATCATCACGCTGGTCAAGGACACGTCGCTGGCGTTCGCCATCGGCGTGGGCGAGATGTTCTCGACGGCCAAGGCGCTGGTCGCCTCGCAGGTGAGCATGGTACCGTTTGCGATTGCGGCGCTGATCTACTGGGTCTTTAACTTTGTGGTCGAGATGCTGCTGGGTGCCGCCGAGAAAAAATTGGATTACTACCATGACTAGTTCGGTAATGAATATAGCGAACGCACGCAAGGCGTTTGGTGGCAATGAGGTGCTCAAGGATATCTCGCTCGAGGTCAAGCGTGGCGAGGTCGTGGCGATTATCGGGCCTTCGGGCGGCGGTAAGTCCACGCTGCTGCGCTGCGCCACGCTGCTCGAGACGCTCGACGGTGGATCGCTCTCGTTTGGCGACCTTGCCGTCGCGACGGATGCGGGTTCGGGCGCGGTGTACGCAAAGGGTGATGTACCTAAGCAGGCGCGCTCGCGGTTTGGTCTGGTGTTCCAGAACTACAATCTGTTCCCGCACTATACCGTGATGAAAAACATCACCGATGCACCGATCCGCGTGCTTAAGCGCCCGCGCGAGCAGGCGGAGGCCCGCGCTCACGAGCTGATTGCGCAAATGGGACTGACGGGCAACGAGAACAAGGTGCCCTGCGAGCTTTCGGGCGGTCAGCAGCAGCGCGTGAGTATTGCCCGCGCCCTGGCGCTCGACCCGGAAATCTTATTCTTTGACGAGCCGACCTCGGCGCTCGATCCCGAGCTGACGGCCGAGGTTCTGCGCGTCATCAAGGACCTGGCGGCGCAGAATATGACGATGGTGATCGTGACCCATGCGATGCGGTTTGCGCGCGATGTTGCCGATCGCGTGGTCTTTATGGACGGCGGTCGCATTGTCGAGGAGGGTCCGGCCGAGCAGGTTATCGATCATCCGCGCGAGCAGCGTACCCGTGAGTTCTTGAGCCGTATCGAGGGGTAGGTTCAACTATTTGCTCAACTATTAATTGAGGCGAAGCCGCCGCAGGTCTTACAGCCTGGGGCGGCATTTTATTTGAATCGGCGGGGTTCAATAATCGCCTCGCCAGCTCGCCTCCTCCTCTCGCCGCCCGTATTCATACGCGTGCCGAAAGGTCTGCATGGACAGGCGACTGCAAGGGTAGGGTGGTGGCATAGGACATTTGGAGGGTGAGTCGGCTCGGCTGCCGACCGTGCTGCTCCCGGGACGGCATCGACCGCGAACTCTCCCCGTTGGCGTCGCGCATCGCGCGCGACCCTGCAAGGAGGTCATCATGGGTGCTCCCAAGACCGGCAACGTAAGGAACGTGGTTCTCGTAGGCCAAGGCGGGGTGGGCAAGACTTCACTCGCCGAGGCCATGCTCCACCTTTCCGGTAAGACCGCCCGCCTGGGCGGCCACGACGGCACCAAGCCCACGCTCGACTATGACCCCGAAGAGGTCAAACGTGCGTTTTCCATCTCGACGACCATCGCGCCGATCGATTGGAAGGGCGCCCGCATCAACGTGCTCGATGCCCCGTGCTACCCCGATTTTATCGGCGACGCCTTTGCCGCGATGAGCGTCTGCGAGACGGCGCTGTTTGTGGTCGACGCCGAGGCCGGCCCGCAGCCGACGACGGTTAAGCTTTGGTACGCCGCCGAGGACCTGCGCCTGGCGCGCGCGGTATTCGTAAACCGCCTGTCGCGTCCCGAGGCCAGCTTTACGACCACGATGGGCCTGCTGCAGGAACGTTTTGGTACGCGTTTGGGCGCCGTGACCCTCCCCTGGGGCGAGGGCGAGGACTTTGACGGCATTATCGACCTGGTGCGTATGAAGGCGCGCCACTGCAACGGCGCCGAGGCAGTTGAGTCGGAGATTCCCGAGGAGTATCGTGCCCAGGCCGAGGAAGCCCACGACCACCTGTGCGAGCTGGTGGCCGAGGCCGACGATGAGCTGATGATGAAGTACCTGGAAGGCGAAGAGACGCTGACGCAGGAGGAGCTCGAGGGCCTGTTGTCCAAGGCGATCGCCGAGCGCATCTTTGTGCCGGTCTTTGCGGGCGATTGCATTAAGGAGCAGGGCGTCAACTCGCTGATGGACGACATCGCCACGTACTTCCCGGCGCCGACGGACTACGGCGAGATGCCGCTCATCGACGGCGATTCGCTTAAGATCTCGAGTGACGATGACCGCCCGGTGGCGTTTGTGTTTAAGACCCTGGCCGATCCGCAGCAGGGTCGCATCAGCTTTATCAAGGTGCTGACGGGCACGCTTGAGCCGGGCCTTGAGCTGATCAACGCGCGCACCCGCAAGAGCGATCGTCTGGCTCACCTGTATGTGATGTGCGGCCGCGACATGACCGAGGTCGGTCACGCTTATGCCGGCGACATTATCGTGGCGCCCAAGTTGGCGGCAGAGACGGGTGACACGCTCTCCATTACCGGTAAGGTCGAGGCGGCGGCGTTTAAGTTTCCCAACTCGCAGTACCGCATTGCCATCGAGGCCGAGAACCGCGGTGACGAGGAGAAGCTCTACACGTTTATCGAGAAGGCGTGCAAGGCCGATCCGACCATGAGCATCGATCGTGACGAGGAGACCGGCCAGACTATCATCTCCGCCGTGGGTGAGGCGCAGGTTTCGGTCCTGCTCAACCGTTTGGAGGATCGCACCAAGGTCGTGGCCAAAAGCGTGCCAATCCGCATTCCGTATCGCGAGACTATCCGCCGCACGGCGAGCGCACAGGGCCGCCACAAGAAGCAGACTGGCGGTGCCGGTCAGTATGGCGACTGCTGGCTGCGCGTTGAGCCGCTCATCGGGCCCGACGGCACGAGCGATGGCTATGAGTTTGTGGACGAGGTCGTGGGCGGCCGCATTCCGCGCTCGCTGATCCCCGCCGTGGACAAGGGTGTCCAGGAGACCATGAAGGACGGCATCATTGCCGGCTACCCGCTCACGGGCATTCGCGTGGCTGTGTACGACGGCTCGTATCACAGCGTCGACTCCAACGAGATGGCGTTCCGCGCGGCGGCTCGCATCGGCCTGCGCAAGGCGTGCGCCGATGCCGATCCGGTGGTGCTGGAGCCCATCGAGGAAATTACGGTGACTATCCCCGAGAGCTACGCCGGCGCCGTGATGGGCGACATCTCGGCATCGCGCGGTCGCGTGACGGGCATGGAGACCGATGAGCGCGGCGATACCGTGGTCATCGCCCAGGCGCCGCTGGCCGAGCTGACGGATTATTCGACGCGTCTGCGCTCTATCACGCGCGGCACGGGCGACTTTACCATGAAGCCCGCCGGCTACGAGCAGGTGCCTTATGACGTTCAGGCCAAGCTGGTCGAGCGCTATGAGGAGGGCCGCGCCAAGTAGCGTGGGGCTTTGCCTGCAACATACATGCTGATGCAAGGGCCGCTCTGGGCAATCCAGAGCGGCTCTTTTTGATCCCCAGTGGGGTTGCAAATCGGTTCTTGTCGTGGCTTGGGGCTAGTCCCCCGAGGCCTGGTTGCGGCCGGTGGTGTAGTCGATCTGCACATGCGGCTGCAGGTTGTAGCAATATACGTGGAAGCAGAGGGTCTTGCCGTGGTCCTCGACCGATTGCGCCTCAAGGCGCACGCCGCGGCAGACAAGTTCCTCTTCGTTATACATAGGCGTGACGCGATAGAGCACGTGGTTGCCCGTGTCGCGGATGTAGCCGAGAATCTGCTCCTCAAACGGCAGCATGCCTGTCTCGTTGAGATAGCGCGTGCCGGTGAGGAGATTTTTGCGGTTGGCGTTTTCGCCGCAAAGCGACCAGGCGATGAGATGGCAGCGGTTGTAGAGACTCTGGCCCGGAATAAAGTCGTAGCGCTGCTGGCGCCATCCAGCGGGATGGATACGCGAGATATCGCCGCGCTCGCCTTGACCGAGTGATTCGGGGCCCACGCAGGCGAGCGCTTTGCGGGTGCGGCCCAGGCCGTCGAGCTTGGAGAACTTCTTAAAGCAACCCTCTTCTGTAGCGCGCTCGTATTCATCGAGCGTGAATGACGGCGTGCCGAGCGGGTGCGTGCTATCGGCGCGCAGGGCAACATAGGGGTTACCCGCGTAGTCAGGAATGCTGCTGAGGTATACGCCACGGGCGCGGTCGAGGTCGGGGTTTTCGACCTCGTCGATGGGGGTGGCGCTGTTTGCGGATGCGTCGTCACCGGTGTCGGTTGCGGCGGAATCGGAGCCATCGCCAGAGTCTTGGCTATTTTGAGAGTCCGAGGAGCTCGCTGTTCCCGATTCGAGCCGGGCAACCAGGTCTGCCTCGTCGTCAGTGCGGCTGGGACTCTCGTCTTGCTTCTCGGCCAGGGCTACCGCCTGCTCATCACTTTGCGGCGAGAGTAGTCTGGGCGCCCCGTCGAGCGACCCTGTGAACAACGCAAACCCCAGCACCACGGCGGTGCCGATGGAAAGTGCTTGCTTGTAGGCGGACTTGCGCGACATGGAGGCTCCTGGATGGACGGTTGGGAATCTACCAGTCTAGCAGGAGCCGGCAGGGGCCGTTCTGTCGAACAAATACTTAAGATTTGGGACAAACGCTACGGATTCAATTGCCTCATATTTGACGTATGGCTAGATCGAGGTGGAATCGAGCCAATTGAGTTTACATTCGAGAATGCGCTGCTCACCTGGCGTGCTGCTGCCATCGAGTAGCGCGAGGAGCATCTCGGCCGCCTCTCTGCCTTCCTGGTCGACGGGCTCGATGATCGTGGAGACGGTCGGCGTGGTGAGGTTGGTCCAGTCTTCGCAGTTGAGTCCCAAAAGACCGATTTGCTGCGGAAGTAGATGGGCCATGGGCTGGAGAGCCTTGTAGACACGGGGAAGTGCCCACTGATTTTGCACGAAGATAAGGGTTCGCTTGGCGGGGTTGAACTTGTATTTAAAGTACTCGGTAAGCTCACCGACCGACGGCTTGTTGTGGTCGATGGGAATCGCTTTGTAGAGCTGTCCGTTCGCTGCCAGCGCCTCGGCATACCCCTGAAAGCGCTCCATGCGGGTGCGCATTTCGGTCATGTTGGCGGCAATGGAAAAGAAATCTTCGTAACCGGCGTCGAGGAGTGCCTGCGTGGCGTTGTACACACCGTCGTAAAGGTTGGTTTTGATCCAGCTGGTACCTGGGCTATAGATGGCCGCATCGAAAAAGACAACGGGCTTACCGGCGCGCTTGATGCGGTCATGGACGGCCTTGAAATTTGCCGTGGGCTGGATGATAAAGCCATCGACGCCCAGCGAGAGCATTTTGTCGACATACATGAGCTCGGTTTCGGGGTTAAAGTTGCTCGTGCAAACGACCGTCTGGTAGCCCGCGGGGAGCATGACCTGCTCCATGCCGTTGAGGACGAGGCCCGCCCACTTGTTGGTGTTATCCAAAATGATAATGGCGATGACGTGGGTCTGTTTGCCGGTGAGTGTTTGCGCCTGGGCGTTGGGGACGTATCCCAGCTCCTTGATGACGCGCGCAATCTTTGCCTGCGTCTTCTCGCTAAGCTTTTCTCGTTTGTCGTTGAGGTAATACGAGACGCTTGCCGTCGAGGTTCCCGCCTCTCGAGCGACGTCTGCGATCGTAACGCGCTGTTTTGCCACAGCGACTCCTTCCGACAGATGAGCATTTTCCAACATGATGACTTTGAGTCTTGGTGTGGGATGCGCTTCGGTGAGCGACCTTTTCCTTTCATATGAGTATGCAACAAATGCGGTATACGGGTGGGGTTGAAATTTGTGACCAG
Protein-coding regions in this window:
- a CDS encoding LacI family DNA-binding transcriptional regulator; this translates as MAKQRVTIADVAREAGTSTASVSYYLNDKREKLSEKTQAKIARVIKELGYVPNAQAQTLTGKQTHVIAIIILDNTNKWAGLVLNGMEQVMLPAGYQTVVCTSNFNPETELMYVDKMLSLGVDGFIIQPTANFKAVHDRIKRAGKPVVFFDAAIYSPGTSWIKTNLYDGVYNATQALLDAGYEDFFSIAANMTEMRTRMERFQGYAEALAANGQLYKAIPIDHNKPSVGELTEYFKYKFNPAKRTLIFVQNQWALPRVYKALQPMAHLLPQQIGLLGLNCEDWTNLTTPTVSTIIEPVDQEGREAAEMLLALLDGSSTPGEQRILECKLNWLDSTSI